One stretch of Arachis duranensis cultivar V14167 chromosome 1, aradu.V14167.gnm2.J7QH, whole genome shotgun sequence DNA includes these proteins:
- the LOC127748555 gene encoding secreted RxLR effector protein 161-like, translating into MDNAKAMDTPMSITCYLDKDEQGKSIDVKKYRGMIGSLLYLTASRPDIMFSVCMCVRYQANPKESHLSAVKRIMKYLIGTLNVGLWYPKGSTCDLIGYSDSNFAGCKLDRKSTSGTCHLLGNSLVSWHSKKQVSVALSTAEAEYVAAGSCCAQILWMKQQLVDYGLMLDHIPIKCDNTSAINLTKNPVQHSRTKHIEIRHHFIRDHVEKGDVVIEFVETSKQLADIFTKPLCKESFFNIRNELGILDSNLI; encoded by the coding sequence ATGGACAATGCTAAGGCAATGGACACACCAATGAGCATTACTTGCTACCTTGACAAAGATGAACAAGGTAAAAGCATAGATGTAAAGAAGTATAGAGGCATGATAGGATCATTACTTTATCTAACGGCAAGTAGGCCAGATATAATGTTTAGTGTATGCATGTGTGTGAGATACCAAGCTAATCCTAAGGAATCTCACTTAAGTGCGGTAAAAAGGATTATGAAGTATCTCATAGGAACATTAAATGTTGGATTGTGGTATCCGAAAGGATCCACTTGTGATTTGATTGGTTATTCCGATTCCAATTTTGCCGGTTGCAAATTGGATAGGAAAAGCACTAGCGGCACTTGTCACTTGCTAGGAAACTCTCTTGTTTCATGGCATAGTAAGAAACAAGTAAGTGTAGCCTTGTCTACCGCCGAAGCCGAGTATGTAGCCGCCGGTAGTTGTTGCGCCCAAATTTTATGGATGAAACAACAACTTGTGGACTATGGACTCATGCTTGATCACATTCCTATCAAATGTGATAATACTAGTGCAATAAATTTAACCAAGAATCCGGTTCAACATTCAAGAACCAAGCATATTGAGATTAGACATCACTTCATAAGAGACCATGTTGAAAAGGGTGATGTGGTTATTGAATTTGTCGAAACTAGTAAACAACTAGCGGACATCTTCACTAAACCTTTATGTAAAGAAAGTTTTTTTAACATCCGAAATGAACTTGGTATCTTGGATTCTAATCTAATATGA
- the LOC107491981 gene encoding uncharacterized protein LOC107491981, which produces MASTGFNNNNTSEGNSTARPPLFSGTNYSYWKNKMRIWIRSQDVRIWKVIENGNHIPTKTTSAKEGEVSVSKQVPKGEDEYSDDDWKKVAMNDKAINFIHCELNEHDYMKISTCETAKEIWDKLQITYEGIDHVKESKVFMLVHEWENFKMKDEESIEEALERLSKIFNNLSMLGTKYNDKQIVTKVLTSLTPKWNSKVNAIVEGRLYDQLTFDQLRGNLLSYEMTMLNRQKGEESKKKSLALKTTSLQEESDDNEEEGDEEFALLLKRFNKFAMKKNFKSKTKVPKCYECGEVGHIKPNCPKLQKEDKNKKFKKKEKAYISWENEDESDSDDDEVANLCLMASEEKVSNDNPTSFNLQDEYDALLEVYTKLTQDYSLLKKKNMDLLKQNEMLKNKNINLGKDKYSTSSDPYKSCKMHENEITNLKNTLAKFNESSKNLDKMLKNQKHVHNKEGLGFEKGKFKNAKTPIRQPQAQKASMPKRNEAFKHPPQHASFRNYNHNAYRSKNVAFRKQPRQPFRNMHRMHNPNVICHYCNKAGHIAPVCFTRIKNINFRSQDTRWAPYGHYAHTNHQGPKFTWVPKSQF; this is translated from the coding sequence ATGGCAAGCACAGgctttaacaacaacaacactagCGAAGGTAACTCAACTGCTAGACCTCCTCTTTTTAGCGGAACAAATTACTCTTATTGGAAAAATAAGATGAGAATTTGGATCCGTTCTCAAGATGTGAGGATTTGGAAAGTTATTGAGAATGGAAATCACATTCCAACAAAGACAACAAGCGCTAAAGAAGGAGAAGTCTCCGTCTCAAAGCAAGTACCgaaaggagaagatgaataTAGTGACGATGATTGGAAGAAAGTGGCAATGAATGATAAAGCCATCAACTTCATTCATTGTGAACTTAATGAGCATGATTATATGAAGATCTCTACATGTGAAACCGCTAAAGAGATTTGGGAtaaactccaaatcacttacgaAGGAATCGACCACGTTAAAGAATCAAAGGTATTTATGTTGGTTCATGAAtgggaaaattttaaaatgaaagatGAAGAGAGCATTGAAGAAGCTCTTGAAAGACTCTCTAAGATCTTCAACAATCTAAGCATGCTTGGTACAAAATACAATGATAAACAAATTGTGACCAAGGTGCTTACAAGCCTTACACCAAAATGGAACTCCAAAGTGAATGCCATTGTGGAAGGAAGGCTCTATGATCAACTCACATTTGATCAACTACGAGGTAATCTACTCTCCTATGAAATGACTATGCTAAATAGACAAAAAGGTGaagaaagcaagaagaaaagTCTCGCCCTTAAAACAACATCACTGCAAGAAGAGAGTGatgataatgaagaagaaggagatgaaGAATTTGCACTCTTATTAAAAAGATTCAATAAGTTTGCAATGAAGAAAAACTTCAAGAGCAAAACAAAAGTACCAAAATGCTATGAGTGTGGAGAAGTTGGACACATCAAACCCAATTGTCCAAAACTTCAAAAGGAggacaaaaacaagaaatttaagaagaaagagaaagcatACATATCATGGGAGAACGAGGATGAATCCGACTCCGATGACGACGAGGTTGCAAATCTTTGCTTAATGGCAAGCGAAGAAAAGGTTAGTAATGACAACCCCACTTCTTTTAATTTACAAGATGAATATGATGCCTTACTTGAAGTGTACACAAAACTTACCCAAGATTATTCTCtcctaaagaaaaagaatatggatcttttaaaacaaaatgaGATGTTGAAAAACAAGAATATCAATCTTGGAAAAGATAAGTATAGCACAAGTAGTGATCCATACAAATCTTgtaaaatgcatgaaaatgaaattacaaaTCTTAAGAACACTTTAGCTAAGTTCAATGAATCTTCAAAGAACTTAGATAAAATGTTGAAAAACCAAAAGCATGTTCATAATAAGGAAGGTTtaggttttgaaaaaggaaaatttaaaaatgctaAAACTCCTATTAGGCAACCGCAAGCCCAAAAGGCAAGCATGCCTAAAAGGAATGAAGCCTTTAAACATCCCCCTCAACATGCTtcatttagaaattataatcacAATGCATATAGATCAAAAAATGTTGCATTTAGGAAACAACCTAGGCAACCATTTAGAAACATGCATAGGATGCATAATCCAAATGTCATATGTCATTATTGTAATAAAGCAGGTCATATAGCACCCGTATGCTTTActagaattaaaaatataaactttcGTAGTCAAGATACAAGATGGGCACCTTATGGGCATTATGCTCATACTAACCATCAAGGACCCAAATTCACTTGGGTACCTAAATCCCAATTTTAA